GGACGGCAGCGTCAGCAGCCACGTCTTCCAGCATCGAGCGGATTAGGGGAAGGTTGGCCTTGTTTGCTTCGAACAGCTCATCCTTGCTGGTTTCGAAGTTGGCCTTCAGCCATTCCTGGCCATAGTTCAGATGGGTGTACTCATCTTTGACAACACCCTCAGTGATCTTGCGAGCGAAGGGATCAGCAACGGGGATATAGATGTGATATGCCGAAATGGCAAACGCTTCGATCAACAGAGCCTGGATCAACAGGCAAGTAACCACCTTGCCTTCCTTGAGCGCAGCCTGGAAGTTGCCGTGAAGCGGTTCGAAGAACTTCTTGGCGAAAGGCAGGTCAGCTTCAACGCCCAGGTTCCGGCCGCAGGAGGTGAAGCCCTTCATATGCTTCATTTCCATCCGAGCCAGGCGCTTGAGCTCCTCAGCCTGGTCAGGGATCAGCGTCCCGAGAGAGATGTAGTTGTCGTGAGCTTCCTGCTCGCCCTCGATCACGATGGCGTTGATCCGGCTGTAGGCGTCCTTGTAGGCAGCGGTTGTGAAATCGGGCAGTGCGTCTTGGCCCTCCAGCACAGGTGCTTCAGGTGCGTTGAGGGTCGTCATAGGACGCTTGCTACCGCTTTAGTGGGACCGACAATAACCAGTGCCCCAAGAGTTGGGGACACATGCGTTCAAAGTTCAGGACTTGGGCGCGCCATTTGACGGGTTGGCGAGCAGGCTTTGGGAGGGGGGCCAGTCACTTGCCATAAGGGTTTGAAAACGCGCCTGCCAATGGCGAATCAGACGTTCCTCCAAGCGGCGGCCCAGATCTACCGATGCCGGACGCGCATCCCCGATCACTCCCGACACGCTTAGATCGTCGGTGAGCCAAGCGCAGGGTGCCGCTCCTTCGAGGCTCCACCCCTCCGGCGGTTCCTGAGAGGAGCCAGACGATACAAGTCCATCCACAGGGCGGGCAGAACCGACCAGGTCTGGCTCCAGCTGCAACATCAAGCTGGTTTCGGCTTGCCCGGCATGCAGACCATGGAGCAACTCCTCTTCTGGCAGCAGAGCAGCCAACCCTTCCACACCACTCCAGAGGAAACAGGGAAGAACAGCCAGCGACGGACAGCGGGCCCGCAGCTGGCGGGCCGCAACCTGCAACAAACCGATTTGGCCGCCGTGGGCATTGAACAGAACGAGACGTTGCATCCCCATCGCCGCCAATTGCATGCCCACCTGATCAACCAATTCGAGGATGAGAGGAGCCGAAAGGCTGAGAGTGCCTGAGAAATTCTTGTGCTCGGGCG
This genomic interval from Synechococcus sp. UW69 contains the following:
- a CDS encoding aldehyde oxygenase (deformylating) — protein: MTTLNAPEAPVLEGQDALPDFTTAAYKDAYSRINAIVIEGEQEAHDNYISLGTLIPDQAEELKRLARMEMKHMKGFTSCGRNLGVEADLPFAKKFFEPLHGNFQAALKEGKVVTCLLIQALLIEAFAISAYHIYIPVADPFARKITEGVVKDEYTHLNYGQEWLKANFETSKDELFEANKANLPLIRSMLEDVAADAAVLHMEKEDLIEDFLIAYQEALGEIGFTSRDIARMAAAALAV
- a CDS encoding creatininase family protein is translated as MDQLRKRFDQLTWPEARNAASRPGATVIWPFGACEQHGPHLPLSTDAVFAESILDAVLLGLDPALPLWRLPCQALGFSPEHKNFSGTLSLSAPLILELVDQVGMQLAAMGMQRLVLFNAHGGQIGLLQVAARQLRARCPSLAVLPCFLWSGVEGLAALLPEEELLHGLHAGQAETSLMLQLEPDLVGSARPVDGLVSSGSSQEPPEGWSLEGAAPCAWLTDDLSVSGVIGDARPASVDLGRRLEERLIRHWQARFQTLMASDWPPSQSLLANPSNGAPKS